In one Triticum dicoccoides isolate Atlit2015 ecotype Zavitan unplaced genomic scaffold, WEW_v2.0 scaffold110130, whole genome shotgun sequence genomic region, the following are encoded:
- the LOC119342933 gene encoding uncharacterized protein LOC119342933, with product MAALRVAARRLVGGGQTPAVAVDKAQRRLFPRLSQVGRARSTTSSAAAAADNNLAAAKGCEDREKLLTEIHNMTEELYDKVSHVQRFYNIPGREGQNISRLREELATQVGPRPGDDSWRMLRLMHTLTYYGGFASFIFTTYVLTSMAIGSIVELEPDEKQWIKKKRGEARKQVKQND from the exons ATGGCGGCGCTTCGAGTCGCGGCGAGGAGGCTCGTCGGCGGTGGCCAGACGCCGGCGGTGGCTGTGGACAAGGCGCAGCGCCGGCTCTTCCCGAGGCTCTCCCAGGTCGGCCGGGCTAGGTCCACCACATCCTCCGCTGCTGCTGCCGCAGACAACAATCTGGCGGCGGCCAAG GGCTGTGAAGATCGGGAGAAACTCCTGACAGAGATCCATAACATGACAGAGGAGCTGTACGACAAGGTTTCGCATGTGCAAAGGTTCTACAATATCCCTGGTAGGGAAGGCCAAAATATCAGTCGGCTGCGCGAGGAGCTTGCCACGCAAGTGGGGCCTAGACCCGGCGATGACTCGTG GCGCATGTTACGATTGATGCATACATTAACGTATTACGGTGGATTTGCGTCTTTTATATTCACCACATATGTGCTCACAAGCATGGCCATTGGTTCGATCGTTGAATTGGAGCCAGATGAAAAGCAATGGATCAAGAAGAAAAGAGGGGAGGCACGCAAGCAAGTGAAACAAAATGATTGA